The genomic window TGGAATCCACCTAATTTATCTTCCATTAATAATATAGAAACAATTTGCTCGATATTAGCATTTGGTAAATGGTGACCTAAATCCACTAATGTTTTAGCCTTATCCCCTAATTTTTTCACATAAGAATATGATTGTCCCCAATCAGCAACTGTTGTAGAATAGAAATTAGGTTCAGCACATTTGTACTCTAAAAACAATTTCCAGTTGGCTGGCAAAGCAGCATAAATTTCTTGTAAGCTTTCTAAAGTGTTTTCATAAGCTCTTCTGAAATTTAATTGTCCTGGGAAATTAGATCCATCCGCTAACCAAACTGTCAATGATTCAGAACCCAACTCAATGCCTTGTTTAATTACTTCGATATTGTGATCCACAGCTTGTTTACGTACGGCTTTGTTCACGTTTTGCAATGATCCATATCGGTAAGTATGTTCCGCATTGGCTTGATCTTGAAACGTATTTGAATTTACTGCATCAAACAATAAATTATGTTGAGCCGCCAAAGCTTTGATTGCTTTATGATCTTGTGGAATATCCCATGGAATGTGCAAAGAAATAGCTCCAGAAGCATTATTCAAAGCGTGTAGCAAACCTACATCTTCGATTTTTTCTTCTAATGAGCGTGGTTCTCCACCACCTGGAAAACGACCAAAACGAGTTCCTCCAGTTCCTAAAGCCCAAGATGGAATTGCGATTTGAAAATCGATTAATTTTTTGATAATAGCTTCTGATTCAGCAATTTCTGAAGCAGTAAAAACCAATTTATTTTTATGAGATTTTAATAAATCATCATTATGAGATGCAATTTTGTTAGAATCAATTAACATAATATTTTTTTTAAAAGAAAGTTAGAAAACTAGTTTAAACGAAGTTATAAGCGGTATAAAATAAATGAAGTCTAAAAAATTTAGACTTTATACTACTTTAAAGATATAACTAAAATGGGAGTGAAAATTAAGGTTTATTTAGGTAGTAATTTAATTTATACTATTAAAATTTAATTAAAATTAAGTAAATCTAACGTCCGAAATGAATCGAACGTTAGAAAAACCACCATTACTAACCAAAGTAAAAACCAATTATCTATAAAAGCCCATTGATACACCACCATCTACATTCAAAGCATTACCTGTTGATTTCCCCAACAAGCCACCTACGAATGCAAAACAAGCGTTTGCAATATCATCTGGCAAAATAATTTCATTCAATAAAGTACGTTTTGCATAGTAAGCAGGCAATTCAGCCACAGTAATACCATACGCTTTTGCACGACCTTCTGCCCATCCACCTGACCAAATATTAGAATCAGAGATTACTGCATCAGGGTTTACTGTATTCACACGGATTTTGTCAGCACCAACTTCAGCAGCCATCAAACGAGTCAAGTGAGCTTGAGCCGCTTTGGCAGATCCGTAACCAGGATTGTTTGGTCCAGCAACCACTGCGTTTTTAGATACAATGTTTACGATATCGCCACCAAAACCTTGTTTGCGCATTACTTCGATTCCCGCTTTAGAAACAATAAATTGTCCTTTCACCAAAATATCGTATAATCTATCCCACTCTTCTAATGAATGTTCAGCGATAGATTTTGAAATACTGATTCCAGCATTGTTCACAATAATATCAGCTCCACCAAATGCTAAACAAGCAGCATCTAAAGCCAATTCAGTGCTTTTTTCATCAGTTACATTCAATAAAGTACTAGAAACTGCATCTTTACCAAAAGCTTTAACGAAATCAGCAGTTGCGCCTTGTAAACGCTCTTCGTTGATGTCATTGATAACTACACAAGCACCTTCTTCGGCGAATTTTTTAGCGATAGCTTTTCCAATTCCACCAGCCGAACCTGTAATAACAGCGATTCTTCCAGATAATGCTTTTGGTTTTGGCATACGTTGCAATTTAGCTTCTTCTAACAACCAATATTCGATGTCGAAAGCTTCTTGACGTGGCAATGATGTGTATTCAGAAACCGCTTCGGCTCCTTTCATTACATTTACCGCATTCACATAATATTCTGATGCCAAACGCGCCATTGTTTTGTCTTTTGCAAAAGTAAACATACCAACTCCTGGATATAAAATTACCACTGGATTTGGATCACGCATGGCTGGTGAGTTTGATTTTTTGCAAGTATTGTGGTATTCTTTATACATTTCACGGTAAGCCTCAAAAGCAGGAGTTAATTTTGCTTTGATAGCATTTACGTCTGATAAATCTTCGTTTGGATCTAATTCCAAAACCAAAGGACTGATTTTAGTACGCAAGAAGTGATCTGGACATGACGTTCCAAGAGGTGCTAATTTTTCCAAATCATTAGAATTGATAAACTCTAATACTCTTTTATCATCTGTATAATGACCAATCATTTTACGTTCAGAAGAACAGAAACCTCTTAAAATTGGAGCTACTTTGGCAGCTTGTAATTTACGAGCATCTTCTGGAAGACTTTCTAATTTTTGACCTCCAAAAACTGGACGTGTTTTTCCGTAGTTACTTTCTAAAAATTCAGCACATTTTTCAATTACTTCCAATGTGTTGATGTAGCTTTCGTAAGCCGTGTCTCCCCAAGTAAACAAACCGTGAGAACCTAACATTACTCCTTTTAGTTTTTTTCCTTTTGCTTCAGCTTCTTGCAAGCAAGCACGCATTTGAAGACCTAGATCAAAACCTGGACGTTGCCATCCCACCCAACCGATTTCTCCGTTGAATAATTCTTCTGTGATTTTCTTACCATCTTTTGCAGCAGCGATTGCAATTGCAGCATCTGGGTGCAAGTGATCGATGTGTTTGAAAGGCAAGAAACCGTGCAATGGCGTATCGATAGAAGGTGCTTTTGACGCTAAATCAAAAATACAGTGGTTGAACAATTCCACCATTTCGTCTTCGAATTCGATTCCTCTGTACACATTTTCAAGGTTAAGCAATCTTTCTAAATAAAGTGCCGCACAACCTGATTTGGTTAATGTCCCAATATCTCCACCAGAACCTTTAATCCACATTACTTCCGAAGGAGCTCCAGTTAATGGATCTTTATCAGTAATTTTCACAGAAGTGTTTCCACCTCCATAATTAGTTAATCTTAAATCCGCTCCTAATAAATTAGAACGGTAAATAAAAAGTGCTACTTCATCCCCAGCCATTGCTGCTGCTTTTGCTTCATCCCATAGGTAGCTTACGTGCTTAAAAGTCATGTTGTTTGAATTTATATTTGACATTGTTATTATATTTATATTATTTTATTAATTTATTAAAGTGAATTTCCGATTCCCACTATTACGATAGAGGCAAGAATAAGTCCGATTCCTAAAAGGAATGTATTGAAAGTTTTCTTGGAAACACCAGTCCATTCTTTCAAATAAAATCCCCAAAAGTTTGCCGTTAAAATAATTGTCGCCATGTGTAAAATCCATGAACTGGCTCCGTTTCCTAATTTACTTTCTCCCATTCCGTAGAAGAAGAATTGTAAAAACCACATGGTTCCTGCCAATGCCGAAAACATAATATTTTTACTTATAGGCGTTTGTTTATTTGTATAATCTCCAAAAGTTTTGTTTTTGAAGTTAAGATACATACACCAAATAAAGTTGATTGTCAATCCGCCCCAAAGTATTACAATATAGGTGACATTATTTTGAAATAAAGGATTAAATCCTTGAGCCACTGCCTCATCAGCCATTGATTTTCCTGCTTCAATTCCGAAGTTGAAGAATGAACTCAAAATACCTGATACGATGGCAATAATTAGTCCTTTTACAAGACTAAAATCTTTATCTTTATCTTCATGCCCTACTGCAAAATCTTTTTCTTTAAGCATACCTGCTTTTCCTGAAAAAGCAATCCCTAACAAGCAAACTACAACACCCAACAAAACCATTTGCCCGCCTGTATTCTGCAACATATCGGTGAAAGACGTTTTGCCTTCAACTGGATAAAAATTATAATAAATTGAAGGTACTAATGCTCCGAATGCCGAACAAAAACCTAATGTTATCGAATTTCCTAATGACATTCCTAAATAACGAACGCCTAAACCATAAGTAAGTCCACCAATTCCCCAAATCAATCCCATAGAATAGGTAACTGCTTTTACAGTTGAATCAGCACCGCTGATAATTTCAACAAAATTTGGAATGGTCAAATAAGCGGCAATTGGGGGTACAATCAACCAAGAGAAAAATCCACCAATAATCCAATAGCTTTCCCAAGCCCATCCTTTTACCTTTTTGTAAGGCATGTAAAAACTTCCAGAAGAAAAACCTCCGATTGAGTGAAAAATAATTCCTAATAATGCTTGCATCTAATAGTGTATTTTATGGTTAGTTATAATAGTATTGTAAAATAAATCAATATGCAAAACAAAACTATCCTGTACTATCCTTTACAAGAATAGCTAATTCCCTCAAGAACTAAATCATCTAATGAAAATTATATTGAATATTTAATGTCTTTTTTAATATTGTAAAAATAAAATCCGAAAAATTGAATTGCACAAAAACTCTTGTTATTAAGTAATATAGAACGCATTATTGTTAAAAACAGTATTAAAAAAAGAAAAGAAAATCAGAATATCTCTTTCTATTTTACTCAAAATTTTCAACTATTTAACCAACAATCTATTTTAACAACAGTACTTTTTTTTGTTACATATTTACACTCTTTTAGTTGCAAAACTATTTTAGTTTTATCAAAATCAATTTTAAAAAAAACAAGTATTTCTTGCTAAAACGAAATAACAAAACATTTTCGCATTTTTTTTATACTTTTCATCGGAAAACAATATTATAATTTCATTTTAATAGCATCCTTTTTATTTTAATATTTATATTTGCGTAATCGATTTCACTAATTGTATTCATTTTTCAAAAAGCCAATTTATTACCAAAAAATAATTTGATTATGTTGTATTTATCTGAAAAGAATTAGCAACAAAAATGTGAAATATAAATTTCCATAATAGCAAATGGATATAATTTATTAAAATATAAATATGATTAAGTTTATTACTATTGACGAAGATTCACGAGTACCTAAGTACCAACAAATTGTGGATTCTATTATTTTTAATATATCAAATGGTAATCTTAAAATTGACCAAAAAATTCCTTCTATCAATATTTTAAGTGAGGAATTCTACATGTCAAGAGATACGGTAGAAAAAGCATACAATATATTAAAGGAAAGAAAAGTAATTTCTTCCATAAAAGGAAAAGGGTATTATATTACTAGAACCAAATTGATTTCTAAAGTCAATATTTTGTTTTTATTTAATAAATTAAGTTCCTACAAAATGGCGACTTTCAATGCTTTTGTAAATCGAATTGGAGCCAATTCTCATACTGATTTACACATTTACCATTGTGACGAATCTTTATTTTTAAACTTAATAGATAAATACAAAGGAGCTTATGACTATTACGTTATAACTCCTCATTTTAAAACCGACAATTTAAAACATATTAGTTTTACTGATGATGTTGCCAAAGCTATAAAAAGCATTCCTAAAGAAAAGCTAGTTATAATGGATAACATCAAACTAGGAATGGACGGCGAAATCATTGAAGTATATCAAGATTTTGAAAATGATATTTACAATGCTTTGACGGAAGGTTTACCTAAAATAATAAAATACCAAAAATTAATTTTAGTTTACCCAGAAAATGCAATTTATCCTTATCCAAGACGAATTTTACAAGGATTTAAAAAATTTTGTGTAGAGAATGCCTTAACTTTTGAAATCCTTAACCATGTTTATCCGGATATGGTTTTGAAAAAAGGAGATTTATTTATTACCATCGAAGAATCGGATTTGGTAAATTTAGTCAAACAAATCAGAGACGATGAGTTTGTTTTAGGAAAAGAAATAGGTATCATATCTTATAACGATACTCCTCT from Flavobacterium eburneipallidum includes these protein-coding regions:
- a CDS encoding TIM barrel protein gives rise to the protein MLIDSNKIASHNDDLLKSHKNKLVFTASEIAESEAIIKKLIDFQIAIPSWALGTGGTRFGRFPGGGEPRSLEEKIEDVGLLHALNNASGAISLHIPWDIPQDHKAIKALAAQHNLLFDAVNSNTFQDQANAEHTYRYGSLQNVNKAVRKQAVDHNIEVIKQGIELGSESLTVWLADGSNFPGQLNFRRAYENTLESLQEIYAALPANWKLFLEYKCAEPNFYSTTVADWGQSYSYVKKLGDKAKTLVDLGHHLPNANIEQIVSILLMEDKLGGFHFNDSKYGDDDLTAGALKPYQLFLIFNELVEGMDARGMNHAKDLGWMIDASHNIKDPMEDLLQSVEAIMIAYAQALSVDRKALVIAQEENDVVKAQEILQNAFRTDVRALVAEARLRAGAALNPVALYRDLAVRKELIGERGLKTVATGL
- a CDS encoding bifunctional aldolase/short-chain dehydrogenase, encoding MSNINSNNMTFKHVSYLWDEAKAAAMAGDEVALFIYRSNLLGADLRLTNYGGGNTSVKITDKDPLTGAPSEVMWIKGSGGDIGTLTKSGCAALYLERLLNLENVYRGIEFEDEMVELFNHCIFDLASKAPSIDTPLHGFLPFKHIDHLHPDAAIAIAAAKDGKKITEELFNGEIGWVGWQRPGFDLGLQMRACLQEAEAKGKKLKGVMLGSHGLFTWGDTAYESYINTLEVIEKCAEFLESNYGKTRPVFGGQKLESLPEDARKLQAAKVAPILRGFCSSERKMIGHYTDDKRVLEFINSNDLEKLAPLGTSCPDHFLRTKISPLVLELDPNEDLSDVNAIKAKLTPAFEAYREMYKEYHNTCKKSNSPAMRDPNPVVILYPGVGMFTFAKDKTMARLASEYYVNAVNVMKGAEAVSEYTSLPRQEAFDIEYWLLEEAKLQRMPKPKALSGRIAVITGSAGGIGKAIAKKFAEEGACVVINDINEERLQGATADFVKAFGKDAVSSTLLNVTDEKSTELALDAACLAFGGADIIVNNAGISISKSIAEHSLEEWDRLYDILVKGQFIVSKAGIEVMRKQGFGGDIVNIVSKNAVVAGPNNPGYGSAKAAQAHLTRLMAAEVGADKIRVNTVNPDAVISDSNIWSGGWAEGRAKAYGITVAELPAYYAKRTLLNEIILPDDIANACFAFVGGLLGKSTGNALNVDGGVSMGFYR
- the rhaT gene encoding L-rhamnose/proton symporter RhaT; amino-acid sequence: MQALLGIIFHSIGGFSSGSFYMPYKKVKGWAWESYWIIGGFFSWLIVPPIAAYLTIPNFVEIISGADSTVKAVTYSMGLIWGIGGLTYGLGVRYLGMSLGNSITLGFCSAFGALVPSIYYNFYPVEGKTSFTDMLQNTGGQMVLLGVVVCLLGIAFSGKAGMLKEKDFAVGHEDKDKDFSLVKGLIIAIVSGILSSFFNFGIEAGKSMADEAVAQGFNPLFQNNVTYIVILWGGLTINFIWCMYLNFKNKTFGDYTNKQTPISKNIMFSALAGTMWFLQFFFYGMGESKLGNGASSWILHMATIILTANFWGFYLKEWTGVSKKTFNTFLLGIGLILASIVIVGIGNSL
- a CDS encoding GntR family transcriptional regulator, translating into MIKFITIDEDSRVPKYQQIVDSIIFNISNGNLKIDQKIPSINILSEEFYMSRDTVEKAYNILKERKVISSIKGKGYYITRTKLISKVNILFLFNKLSSYKMATFNAFVNRIGANSHTDLHIYHCDESLFLNLIDKYKGAYDYYVITPHFKTDNLKHISFTDDVAKAIKSIPKEKLVIMDNIKLGMDGEIIEVYQDFENDIYNALTEGLPKIIKYQKLILVYPENAIYPYPRRILQGFKKFCVENALTFEILNHVYPDMVLKKGDLFITIEESDLVNLVKQIRDDEFVLGKEIGIISYNDTPLKELLGITVISTDFKVMGETAARMILNGEKGKTKVPFNLIDRNSI